AACCTTGGAAGAGAGTTGTTGGACAAAACCAGAAGGCCCCACGAAATCAAGAAGGGAAACATGACTGAATTGATGGAGAGAACGTGAATAAGTTGCGAATATCTTTATAtaactataataattataagattatatatattttcgtattgtattaataatgttttaaatcacaatttaaTAAAGTAACTTgttattcaataatttattaattattattttttaagaaaataacaacatCATTCTCATGAATGAAAGTACGATATCGTTTTCAAATTAAGATATCAAATTCTTTCACATGGAACaaatatataatcatttttatatgaaaagtaTCTTGTAAAAAAGAGACAAGAATTTGATACAACATAtccattttttgaaaaaaaaataaatctaaaacagATATTATTAAGGTATAAAGTGATAGTGATATATGTTTTCCTTACAAGTCATATTGTCTGTTGGAAATGTGAttgtggttactttttaaagtacttttcgtactgaaatacatcaaaataatttttttattatttttaaaaaaattatttttgagatcaacgcatcaaaataatataaaacacataaaaaaataatttttaacaaaaaaataaaatttaaatttttgagaaaaaaccgcgttcccaaatgatgaattcaaagataaaaatagaaatataaaaaagaattgacatactataagttaaattttaatatacacGTGTTGTTTAACattgtgttttgaatttttttaattttgaattaattagtttttgtgtttttttttaaataattttttgtgttaatatcaaattaaattttttttttttaaaagaacttaATTACActgataattataattataataattatgaattggtctttaaatttcttgaaaacCTTAAAAGATGCAGTGTAGGGAAATACCGGGGTTATAGGAGAGGAAGGGTGAGAAAGAGCCAAGTGAAgaattaatttcttgaaaatcttCAAAACTGAATAATTTCACcactaattgtttttaatttgattttgttccACTTTAATTTCTGTTCATATTCATCGAATCGAGTTGCTATTAAATAGTCATTTGGTATGGATTTTCTTGGAAATAAATTTGAtacaattcctaaaaaaataaaaaatcaaaggctcttttctctatttttacataaaaataaaataaaataacattaaatattttcaatccaaatgtatataaatatatctaattcaaagaaaattcttaaaaaaattgcttggtttatttaaatttaaattaaatattttcaatcataatgtatataaatatttaattccaagcaaattcttaaaaaaaatctccaatttattttatttaaaagctggatttttttttaaacttaattaaattaaatattttaatttaattcagtcaaatcaaaataaaacgagataattttttatataatttttattaataatatttgaagttgtggtagttgttatttttttaaaaaaatatttaaataatatttaaatttttttttatatcaacatatcaaaaaaattctataaatatataaaaaaaaattaaattttaaaaaataccttttgacgaataaaaacaaacacactttaTATACCAAACCGAAAACCCATTTATCTTTGACATTTAATTGCAGCAATATATAATATAAGGATTCGATTGAACAATTAACAAAACATCCTTCACTTTATTGAGCAAAACCAAAATGTAAGGTCTCGATTAGAAAATTCCCATCCAACAAAATCTAAGTATCTAACAAGATTGGACTTAAAAGAAAGAACTCTCACGTTATTGCTGGGAGAAGAAAATGGCAACAGCAAGCACAATCTTCAGCTTCAAAATCGCACCAAATCCAAGTCCAGTTTCATCCTTTAAAGAGAAAACCATGACAATGAATCCATCTCTTTCATGGGATAGTGCTAAAACTAAGGTTAGAAGAAGCCGTTTCCCTTACTTCACCTTAAACTATATTGAAAGACAAAGACTTGAGAACAGTCGCAGCTGTTGCTCAGTCTTGGCTTGTCTCCCTTCTTCAGCTTCTTCTCCTTCCTCTTTTGGTTTCAACTTCAGAAAAACCAAGCTTTATGTTAGTGGTTAGTtttctttctcatgttttattTCCCTTTTAATGCTAAATAGTagtttctttcttgtttgttcCTTTCACATATAATGATTGCAAATACTATCCTTGCTGAGATAGCATATATGGGTTGCTCTTATCTTGGTGAATTGGagctttattttcttaatgCCTACCATGTGAATTGTACCATGGAGAATGTTTGATTGTCCTTcacatttttcttaaaatcttttcatttcttttttttttttcaaacttatttCACTTTGGTTTGGTTCTGTTGAGGAACCTAATATCATGCATCCATGACGAACCTTGTCTTGTATGTGCTTGAACGCTTGATGAAATAACCTATGAAAATTGACTAGGCCCTAAGTTTGTTTTGGTACTCAATGATCACATGCGTCCCGGTTCAAAATGATCAAAAGTATTGGAAATGAAAACCAAGATTGAAGACAATTTCAAAAGTCCTCATATAGttatattcttgttttgttcATTATCTGCAATTTGAGAGATCATTTTGGGATCGTCAATGGGTCTGAAACGGCTTCATTTTGATGAGAAAGGAGGATATACCCTTTGGGGTTTTGCTTGGGAGTTATAACTTGTTAGAAATATttcaaggagaaaagaaaaaatgggaaCATGGGAAACATGGtgaaaaacaaatctcattCATATTACTTTACTCTCCTAAAAGAGGAAGTCCCTATAGACTTGGACTTAGACATACAATACTTTGAGCACTTATTTATACTAGTCTAGGATAATTCAAGAGACTTAAAAGATAAACTTTAATAGTTACATGCATATACCTAAGAGATACCTAGAAGAATTAAACACACTTTGAATTAAAACTATCTTGTGAGTATTTATTGGTTGTAgtgtttaaaaagaaattgttcaTCTTTCAGCAACATCACAaggaaatcataaaaagaaattctttCACTTTTAGCATCGTTATAAGAAACATGTCTTACTGAATAGTATTGCATGCAGCTCACCTAAGAATCCAGACCTTTTGTTTTCAACTCCATTGCCTACCTCAATGCTGTAATTTTGTGCATTTAATACAGGGTTATCCTTTCGTACTACTGAAGAGAGTTTGCGAAATGCTTTCCAGAATTTTGGCCAACTTGTAGATGGTGAGACCAGTCAACATTATGTTGCTTTTAGTTCGTAGAGCTGGTTAGGCATCTCTAGTGTTTCCAGTATGTTCATCATATATTATAGGCTTCTAAAAGTATTCTCGTTCTCTCTGTCTTAACAGTCAATTTGGTAATGGATAAAGTAGCTAAAAGACCGAGAGGCTTTGCCTTCCTTCGTTACGAGACTGAGGATGAAGCTCAAAAAGCTATTGAGGGAATGCATGGCAAGGTATGTTCTATGTGTCATTTTCTTAGGAAATTGTGTCATCCAATCTGaatcattattttattctttctgCGTAGCAGATAATCATTTGTGTCAAATACTAAGCGACATTACTTCCTTGAGTATAATGGTTTCAAATTGAGATTTATGGTGTCCTGATCCACAAAGAAGTTGTGGAAATAGTTTACTATGGTGACTGTAACCAGAACACGTACAAAGAATTGAATAAGCTAGAGAAGAGTTGGTGAGTGTTGATAAAGACAAAACATACGCATGCACACATGAGTGTAACCATGACATTCGTTGTTGATACATTGCCAAAAGTGATTGGAGTAGACACAGATTCCAATTAGCTACCATTTTCCCAAACTACTTGTAACTTGATGAATGCTTTGCGCTAGACATGCATGTTTTCACATACAACTCTCCTGTTTGTGGAAATGCCTTTCCTTGGTAAATTTCATGATCTTGATACTGTTTTTGTTTGCTAAGACTGCTGTCTTTGTGCAAGTTATTCTTATGCCATCCTTGGCTAGTTAGCTAGTGCTTGTTATTATTAGTTTAGaaatatttatgataaattCACATTTAACAGGCAAAGTGTTTTGCCATttggtttttcatttcaatagGAAGATAGCTTTAGAAAACCAAAAATGCTGAAGACGGTGTTGCCAGTTAAACTAGTGGTGCTTGCAGAATATTAACATAAAAGTATCCATGCCTTTTCACAATGATTTGAAAATGAACGACATGATCTCTAATATATTGGCTGAGTTAATTATGTGAGTTTACATAAAGATTTCAAGCTTTTTCGAAACCTCGATGATGCAGTTGGTCTAAATGATTCCCTTCACAATCATGAcataagaacaagaaaaaaaacattgatgaaGTGGGTGATTTTTGGGATTTTGTCAGGTTTTTTCCCCTCCCATCATGACTCAATGAAGTAAATGCATGGCATGTgaaaaatttgatgattttgt
The genomic region above belongs to Populus alba chromosome 12, ASM523922v2, whole genome shotgun sequence and contains:
- the LOC118044346 gene encoding organelle RRM domain-containing protein 1, chloroplastic isoform X1 yields the protein MATASTIFSFKIAPNPSPVSSFKEKTMTMNPSLSWDSAKTKVRRSRFPYFTLNYIERQRLENSRSCCSVLACLPSSASSPSSFGFNFRKTKLYVSGLSFRTTEESLRNAFQNFGQLVDVNLVMDKVAKRPRGFAFLRYETEDEAQKAIEGMHGKFLDGRVIFVEVAKPRSELRQSHNYGQR
- the LOC118044346 gene encoding uncharacterized protein isoform X2 — translated: MATASTIFSFKIAPNPSPVSSFKEKTMTMNPSLSWDSAKTKVRRSRFPYFTLNYIERQRLENSRSCCSVLACLPSSASSPSSFGFNFRKTKLYVSVNLVMDKVAKRPRGFAFLRYETEDEAQKAIEGMHGKFLDGRVIFVEVAKPRSELRQSHNYGQR
- the LOC118044346 gene encoding uncharacterized protein isoform X3; its protein translation is MATASTIFSFKIAPNPSPVSSFKEKTMTMNPSLSWDSAKTKVRRSRFPYFTLNYIERQRLENSRSCCSVLACLPSSASSPSSFGFNFRKTKLYVSGLSFRTTEESLRNAFQNFGQLVDVNLVMDKVAKRPRGFAFLRYETEDEAQKAIEGMHGKMAE